GCGACGATGCTCGCCAGGGATTCGCTGCGCACTTTCACACCGGACAGGTTAGCGTCGATGCTGATGCCGCTGGCATTCCAGAAACGCGTGTGTTTGCGCACCAGCTTGGCGTAGGTGGGCTCGATGAACACCTTGAGCTCAACGGTACTTTGGTCTTCGGACAACAGGTAGCTTTTGATCTGGCCGACCCTGATCTGCTTGTAGAACACCGGGCTGCCACGGTTCAGCGAGCCAAGGCGATCAGCCTTGATGGTCAGGTGCAGACCGGGTTGGGCGTCAGACAGCGGCGGCTCTTCGGCCAGCGCCTTGAACTTGCGCGTAGGTTCCCCTTCGCCCGGACTGATCGCCACATAGTTACCGGAGACCAGGGTTTCCAGCCCTGTGATACCGGCCAGGGTCACGCTCGGCTTGACGAGCCAGAAGCGTGTACTGGTGCGCAGGTATGGCTCCACGTCCTTGTTCATCTCGACGGTGGCGATCACCCCTTTTGAGGCGCCTTCATCGTCGAGCGTGAGGGTTTTCACCTTGCCGACCGACATGCCTTTGTAAACGACTTCAGTCTTGTTGGCCTGAATGCCTTCACCACTTTCGAAACGCACCTGAATCTCGATGCCGGTTTCGCTGTAGGCACGCCAGCCGAGCCAACCGCCAATGATCAGAGCGATCAGGGGCAACACCCAAATGGCGGACCAGTTCGAGGCCGGTCGGGTTTTCGCTGTAGGCAAATCAGTCATGGTCGTCGTCCGACTCCGTGTTATCCCAAATCAGTCGGGGATCGAAAGTTACTGCGGCAAGCATCGTCAAAATCACCACACTGGCGAAAGCGATGGCGCCAAGATTGGCTTCGACACTGGCAAGCCGTCCAAAATTCACGACGGCCACCAGGATAGCGATCACAAAAATATCGAGCATTGACCAGCGGCCGATGAACTCGATAAAGCGGTACATCCAGATGCGTTGGCGTGCAGAAAGTGGCTGGCGGCGCTGCACGGAAAACAGCAGCAAGGCGATGCCCACCAGTTTGAACGTCGGTACCAGAATACTGGCGATGAAAACCACGGCGGCGATGGGAATCATGCCGTGCTGAACCAGTTGGATCACACCGGACATGATGGTGCTCGGATCGCCCTGACCCAGAGAGCTGACCGTCATGATCGGAAGCACGTTGGCTGGGATGTAGAGCACCGCGGCCGTCACCAGCAGCGCCCATGTGCGCATCACACTGTTCGGGCGACGCGCGTGAACCAGCGCACCACAACGAGTGCAGACCTGCTCGTCGGTGTCAGCGTCCTGCTTGTTCAACTCATGGCATTCGGTACAAATCAGAATGCCTGCATCAATCGCCCGCATGGGCATCCTCTCCTGATAAAGCCTGCCAGATCTGATGAGGCGACATCACAACTTCCAGCCAAACCTGAACCAACAACAAACCGATAAAGCACGCCAGGCCAAGACCAACAGTGATTGCTGCCATATCTGCCAGTTTGACGATCGCCACCAGAACGCCCATGAGGTAAACCTCGAGCATCCCCCAGTCTCGTAAATGGTGATAAATCCGATAAAGCAGCAAACCGTAACTACGGCCGACATCAAAACGAATACTCAGCAGCACGGCCAGTTGGCAGAGCAGCTTGAGTAGCGGAATTCCCATGCTGCACAGAAACACGATGACCGACACACCTTGCATCCCGGTATCGAACAGACCGACAACGCCGGTCCAGACAGTGTCTTGTGACGACTGCCCGAGTAGATTGAGCTGCATGATGGGTAAAAAGTTCGCAGGGATGTACAACAACAGTGCGGCGAGGACCAAGGCGAGACTGCGTTGCACAACATTGTGCCGATGGGCGTAGAGCTCGTAGCCGCAGCGCGGACACAGGGCTTTCTCGCCATGGGCGAGCTCGGGCTTGCGCATCAGCAAGTCGCACTCATGACACGCCACCAAGTCGTCCAGCGGTAATTCTGACAGCCCGGAGGCGTCAACCGGATCTGGCATAAAGGCTATGACTCCGAAAAAGTTGGATCTATTCTAGTGTCATGAGTCGAAAATAACTGTGCAAATTTGTGCAGGTCCGAATCGTGCTTTTATTCCGGACAAAACAAAACCCCAACTGCTTTCGCAATTGGGGTTTCGGAATTTAATCTTGACGATGACCTACTCTCACATGGGGAAACCCCACACTACCATCGGCGATGCATCGTTTCACTGCTGAGTTCGGGATGGGATCAGGTGGTTCCAATGCTCTATGGTCGTCAAGAAATTCGGTAGCCAGGTCGTGGGCCTTTACAGGTTCACGCTCCAGCGAATGGGTATGCGATAGTTTGTGTGTTTGTTCTCGAACTTTCGGTTCGTTTCGTCTTCACACACCGCAATCTGGTGCTCTTTCGAGTCAGCAAATTGCTTGGGTGTTATATGGTCAAGCCTCACGGGCAATTAGTATTGGTTAGCTCAACGCCTCACAGCGCTTACACACCCAACCTATCAACGTCGTAGTCTTCGACGGCCCTTCAGGGGACTCAAGGTCCCAGTGAGATCTCATCTTGAGGCTAGTTTCCCGCTTAGATGCTTTCAGCGGTTATCTATTCCGAACATAGCTACCCGGCAATGCCACTGGCGTGACAACCGGAACACCAGAGGTTCGTCCACTCCGGTCCTCTCGTACTAGGAGCAGCCCCTCTCAAATCTCAAACGTCCACGGCAGATAGGGACCGAACTGTCTCACGACGTTCTAAACCCAGCTCGCGTACCACTTTAAATGGCGAACAGCCATACCCTTGGGACCGGCTTCAGCCCCAGGATGTGATGAGCCGACATCGAGGTGCCAAACACCGCCGTCGATATGAACTCTTGGGCGGTATCAGCCTGTTATCCCCGGAGTACCTTTTATCCGTTGAGCGATGGCCCTTCCATACAGAACCACCGGATCACTAAGACCTACTTTCGTACCTGCTCGACGTGTCTGTCTCGCAGTCAAGCGCGCTTTTGCCTTTATACTCTACGACCGATTTCCGACCGGTCTGAGCGCACCTTCGTACTCCTCCGTTACTCTTTAGGAGGAGACCGCCCCAGTCAAACTACCCACCATACACTGTCCTCGATCCGGATAACGGACCTGAGTTAGAACCTCAAAGTTGCCAGGGTGGTATTTCAAGGTTGGCTCCACGCGAACTGGCGTCCACGCTTCAAAGCCTCCCACCTATCCTACACAAGCAAATTCAAAGTCCAGTGCAAAGCTATAGTAAAGGTTCACGGGGTCTTTCCGTCTAGCCGCGGATACACTGCATCTTCACAGCGATTTCAATTTCACTGAGTCTCGGGTGGAGACAGCGCCGCCATCGTTACGCCATTCGTGCAGGTCGGAACTTACCCGACAAGGAATTTCGCTACCTTAGGACCGTTATAGTTACGGCCGCCGTTTACCGGGGCTTCGATCAAGAGCTTCGCGTTAGCTAACCCCATCAATTAACCTTCCGGCACCGGGCAGGCGTCACACCCTATACGTCCACTTTCGTGTTTGCAGAGTGCTGTGTTTTTAATAAACAGTCGCAGCGGCCTGGTATCTTCGACCGGCATGAGCTTACGGAGCAAGTCCTTCACCCTCACCCGGCGCACCTTCTCCCGAAGTTACGGTGCCATTTTGCCTAGTTCCTTCACCCGAGTTCTCTCAAGCGCCTTGGTATTCTCTACCCAACCACCTGTGTCGGTTTGGGGTACGGTTCCTGGTTACCTGAAGCTTAGAAGCTTTTCTTGGAAGCATGGCATCAACCACTTCGTGTTCTAAAAGAACACTCGTCATCAGCTCTCGGCCTTAGAATCCCGGATTTACCTAAGATTCCAGCCTACCACCTTAAACTTGGACAACCAACGCCAAGCTGGCCTAGCCTTCTCCGTCCCTCCATCGCAATAACCAGAAGTACAGGAATATTAACCTGTTTTCCATCGACTACGCTTTTCAGCCTCGCCTTAGGGACCGACTAACCCTGCGTCGATTAACGTTGCGCAGGAAACCTTGGTCTTTCGGCGTGGGTGTTTTTCACACCCATTGTCGTTACTCATGTCAGCATTCGCACTTCTGATACCTCCAGCAAGCTTCTCAACTCACCTTCACAGGCTTACAGAACGCTCCTCTACCGCATCACCTAAGTGATACCCGTAGCTTCGGTGTATGGTTTGAGCCCCGTTACATCTTCCGCGCAGGCCGACTCGACTAGTGAGCTATTACGCTTTCTTTAAAGGGTGGCTGCTTCTAAGCCAACCTCCTAGCTGTCTAAGCCTTCCCACATCGTTTTCCCACTTAACCATAACTTTGGGACCTTAGCTGACGGTCTGGGTTGTTTCCCTTTTCACGACGGACGTTAGCACCCGCCGTGTGTCTCCCATGCTCGGCACTTGTAGGTATTCGGAGTTTGCATCGGTTTGGTAAGTCGGGATGACCCCCTAGCCGAAACAGTGCTCTACCCCCTACAGTGATACATGAGGCGCTACCTAAATAGCTTTCGAGGAGAACCAGCTATCTCCGAGCTTGATTAGCCTTTCACTCCGATCCACAGGTCATCCGCTAACTTTTCAACGGTAGTCGGTTCGGTCCTCCAGTT
This DNA window, taken from Pseudomonas fluorescens NCIMB 11764, encodes the following:
- a CDS encoding paraquat-inducible protein A, whose translation is MPDPVDASGLSELPLDDLVACHECDLLMRKPELAHGEKALCPRCGYELYAHRHNVVQRSLALVLAALLLYIPANFLPIMQLNLLGQSSQDTVWTGVVGLFDTGMQGVSVIVFLCSMGIPLLKLLCQLAVLLSIRFDVGRSYGLLLYRIYHHLRDWGMLEVYLMGVLVAIVKLADMAAITVGLGLACFIGLLLVQVWLEVVMSPHQIWQALSGEDAHAGD
- a CDS encoding paraquat-inducible protein A yields the protein MRAIDAGILICTECHELNKQDADTDEQVCTRCGALVHARRPNSVMRTWALLVTAAVLYIPANVLPIMTVSSLGQGDPSTIMSGVIQLVQHGMIPIAAVVFIASILVPTFKLVGIALLLFSVQRRQPLSARQRIWMYRFIEFIGRWSMLDIFVIAILVAVVNFGRLASVEANLGAIAFASVVILTMLAAVTFDPRLIWDNTESDDDHD